From one Burkholderia pyrrocinia genomic stretch:
- a CDS encoding alpha/beta hydrolase, translating to MALDPLIADFLAKLRPAGGPTASLDALRTAGEVQLRLLHGPLESIADVRTHSVLSSDGHPIRIRAYTPVTSNSVPLPAIVYAHGGGWFRCSLDLYDNPCIALAHATGCVVLSVDYRLAPENKFPVPLNDYYTALCWAASHADKLGIDRTRLVAGGDSSGANLAAAATLRARDDATGPAIAHQLLLYPPLDAAMSSTSYREFATGYFLTRSTMEFCWSAYLNDKADGDSPWASPLRAASLSNLPSATILVCEYDPLRDEGEAYARRLGEAGVATECHRLDGMVHGCIHMLGVTPGARRLFELAGSSLRRSLNLAAQA from the coding sequence ATGGCGCTCGATCCTCTCATCGCCGACTTTCTCGCCAAACTTCGTCCTGCGGGCGGGCCCACCGCCTCACTGGATGCCCTGCGTACCGCCGGCGAAGTGCAATTGCGGCTCTTGCATGGCCCGCTGGAATCCATCGCCGACGTTCGAACTCATAGCGTTCTGAGCAGCGACGGCCATCCGATCCGGATTCGTGCCTATACACCGGTCACGTCGAATTCCGTACCCTTGCCAGCCATCGTCTACGCACATGGCGGCGGTTGGTTCCGATGCTCGCTCGATCTGTACGACAACCCTTGCATAGCGTTGGCTCACGCCACGGGCTGTGTCGTCCTGTCAGTCGACTATCGACTGGCACCCGAAAACAAGTTTCCGGTTCCCCTGAACGACTACTACACGGCCTTGTGCTGGGCCGCGAGTCATGCGGACAAGTTGGGGATCGACCGCACCCGCCTGGTGGCGGGTGGCGATAGCTCGGGTGCCAACCTCGCTGCGGCGGCAACGTTGCGTGCGCGGGATGACGCGACAGGCCCGGCCATTGCGCACCAACTGCTGCTGTATCCGCCATTGGATGCGGCGATGTCGTCAACGTCCTATCGCGAGTTTGCCACGGGCTACTTCCTGACCCGCAGTACGATGGAGTTCTGCTGGTCCGCCTATCTGAACGACAAGGCGGATGGCGACTCGCCGTGGGCGTCCCCACTCAGAGCGGCAAGCCTGTCGAATCTCCCTTCCGCCACGATCCTGGTTTGCGAATACGACCCGCTTCGTGACGAGGGTGAAGCCTATGCCCGTCGTCTCGGCGAGGCTGGCGTCGCCACGGAGTGTCATCGCCTGGACGGCATGGTGCATGGCTGCATCCACATGCTGGGCGTGACGCCTGGAGCCCGTCGTTTGTTCGAGCTTGCAGGCAGCTCGTTGAGGCGTTCGTTGAATCTCGCGGCGCAAGCATGA
- a CDS encoding MFS transporter, with product MTMRLQHDSTELAPVAVLAMAIVSGLTVANVYFNQALLPTVADSFKLGIQQVGWIATLSQVGYALGILLIVPLGDSARPHILVRVLLLCVAGALFAASLASSFEFLALFSLLACMGTCVPQVLMPLVAGFTSVERRGRVIATVQTGLVVGILLSRTLAGWIASTWSWRAVYIAAMLAMLISALCVPALLPKANDRSASISYGALLRSLWHIFLREPALRLSCILGATLFAGFSAFWTIIAFKLGKPPYLLDLREIGLFAFWGAAGGLLTPVVGHLCDRLGTRRMSFAALTISALGFALALTLSVHYLALVLAANLISFGLQAGQISNQARVFRLSAEGRSRINTVYMVLNFSGGALGSVIGGAAWATYGWTGICLFGLFCAAIAACALSLMDAFAPLDCR from the coding sequence ATGACCATGCGACTGCAACATGACTCGACGGAGTTGGCACCCGTGGCGGTGCTGGCAATGGCCATCGTTTCCGGGCTGACCGTCGCCAACGTGTATTTCAATCAAGCGCTTCTGCCCACTGTCGCCGACAGTTTCAAGTTGGGGATACAGCAGGTCGGCTGGATCGCCACCTTGTCGCAAGTCGGTTATGCGCTGGGAATTCTGCTGATTGTGCCTCTCGGTGACAGCGCCAGGCCCCATATTTTGGTTCGTGTGCTGCTGCTGTGCGTCGCCGGTGCATTGTTTGCGGCAAGTCTGGCATCGTCCTTTGAATTCCTGGCCTTGTTCAGCCTGCTGGCCTGTATGGGTACCTGTGTGCCGCAGGTGCTGATGCCTCTGGTTGCCGGATTCACTTCCGTCGAGCGCAGAGGACGGGTTATCGCCACGGTGCAGACGGGGCTGGTGGTGGGGATCTTGCTATCACGCACCCTGGCTGGCTGGATAGCCAGTACCTGGAGTTGGCGCGCGGTGTACATCGCAGCAATGCTTGCGATGCTGATATCAGCGCTCTGCGTGCCTGCTCTCCTGCCGAAAGCAAATGACCGATCAGCGAGTATCTCGTATGGCGCGCTACTGCGCTCCCTGTGGCACATTTTTCTCCGCGAACCTGCGCTGCGGCTCTCTTGCATCTTGGGTGCGACGCTCTTTGCCGGCTTTTCGGCGTTCTGGACCATCATCGCCTTCAAGCTGGGCAAACCACCGTATCTGCTGGATTTGCGAGAAATCGGCCTGTTCGCATTCTGGGGCGCCGCCGGTGGTCTGCTCACGCCGGTTGTAGGCCACCTGTGTGATCGCCTTGGCACGAGGCGCATGAGCTTTGCAGCCCTAACCATCAGTGCGCTGGGATTTGCGCTCGCGCTGACTTTGTCGGTTCACTACCTGGCTTTGGTGCTCGCCGCGAATCTGATCAGTTTTGGATTACAGGCCGGGCAGATTTCCAATCAAGCCAGAGTCTTCAGACTGAGTGCGGAAGGGCGTAGCCGGATCAACACCGTATACATGGTGCTCAATTTCAGCGGAGGCGCGTTGGGCAGTGTCATAGGCGGTGCTGCCTGGGCAACCTATGGCTGGACAGGAATCTGTCTGTTCGGGCTGTTCTGTGCAGCAATCGCTGCATGTGCGCTATCGCTGATGGACGCTTTCGCCCCCTTGGACTGCAGATGA